One part of the Polycyclovorans algicola TG408 genome encodes these proteins:
- a CDS encoding serpin family protein has product MKVLVGGRSALFGRAAALGLLMACAVPTSHAAITITEVYQAEPEFVGSALLDLSQRWFDPAVAQGNQLYSALSLGEALGMAALTARGRTQDAFAQLLYNEPRWARGREIDDLMYPTSPLPPGLKTAYAFIVAEDLKVRTDIETALKTVFGAEVMRLDFASPKALQTVNTWFSKETAGHMPDMLSALPQQGRFILANALHFKAAWATPFQAGQTADAPFKTGQGNTLSVAMMRQTLQAPLQEVEGWRAISLAFEGDRFDLLVALPPEGQTLAEAAFKAPVAQWVPSSTQASKPRWVDLQLPRFRLTQGGSVRQRTLDLGLAPAYEACADFSNLSDENLHLGDIVHRVMLSVDEHGAEAAAATAVTGSPSTAPSKEAAIPFVVDRPFMVWLIHRPTGIPVMTGAINTLK; this is encoded by the coding sequence ATGAAAGTGCTTGTTGGGGGGCGCAGCGCCCTGTTCGGGCGCGCTGCGGCGTTGGGGCTACTCATGGCCTGCGCAGTGCCGACGTCTCACGCGGCCATCACCATCACAGAGGTGTATCAAGCTGAGCCTGAGTTTGTGGGCAGCGCGCTGCTGGATCTGTCCCAGCGCTGGTTCGACCCTGCAGTTGCCCAGGGCAACCAGCTCTACTCCGCGCTGAGCCTGGGCGAGGCGCTGGGCATGGCGGCCCTGACCGCCCGCGGCCGCACGCAGGATGCCTTTGCGCAGTTGCTCTACAACGAGCCGCGGTGGGCGCGCGGCAGGGAGATCGACGACCTGATGTATCCGACCTCGCCGTTGCCCCCAGGGCTCAAGACGGCATACGCGTTCATCGTCGCAGAGGACCTGAAGGTGCGGACCGACATCGAAACGGCGCTCAAAACAGTCTTCGGCGCCGAGGTGATGCGCCTGGATTTTGCATCCCCCAAAGCGTTGCAAACGGTGAACACCTGGTTTTCGAAAGAGACGGCGGGTCACATGCCGGACATGCTGTCGGCGCTGCCGCAACAAGGCCGTTTCATCCTCGCCAATGCCCTGCATTTCAAGGCCGCTTGGGCGACTCCGTTTCAAGCAGGCCAAACCGCCGACGCGCCATTCAAAACGGGGCAAGGCAACACGCTCTCCGTAGCGATGATGCGCCAGACCCTGCAAGCCCCCCTGCAGGAGGTGGAAGGTTGGCGTGCAATCTCCCTCGCGTTTGAGGGAGATCGGTTCGATCTGCTGGTGGCGCTGCCGCCCGAGGGTCAGACTCTGGCCGAGGCGGCCTTCAAGGCGCCGGTTGCCCAATGGGTTCCATCTTCGACCCAGGCGTCCAAGCCGCGTTGGGTGGACCTCCAGCTTCCCCGATTTCGACTCACCCAAGGCGGCAGCGTCCGTCAGCGCACCCTGGATCTTGGCTTGGCCCCGGCGTACGAGGCGTGTGCCGATTTCAGCAATCTCAGCGACGAGAATCTGCACCTGGGTGACATCGTCCACCGGGTGATGCTCAGCGTGGACGAGCACGGCGCCGAGGCTGCGGCGGCAACGGCCGTTACCGGGTCGCCTTCGACAGCCCCTTCCAAAGAAGCGGCCATCCCGTTTGTGGTGGACCGGCCGTTCATGGTCTGGTTGATCCACCGGCCAACGGGCATCCCGGTGATGACCGGGGCGATCAACACGCTGAAATGA
- a CDS encoding SUMF1/EgtB/PvdO family nonheme iron enzyme, with the protein MSGISVFLLLALVAGQATAAKRVALVIGNDSYQTSPKLQNARNDARAVAGALSEIGFTLSGGQAHLDVSRGDLLRLVRDFTGSLSSDDIALFYFAGHGVAGGGENWLLPVNDGEIRFQEDVPDYAVSAQSVLQRLEVRGGGINLVILDACRNNPLPDRRRSVGATRGLQRMQAPFGSFIVYAAGLGEAALDGRGSNGLFTQELLTRIRTPGLRVDDLFTQVRNAVRSASGSQQTPWSESSLPDVFYLVPGAQPPALAAAPALDPRLAEEAAFKAAQAANSVEGWQIFQRRYPNSAYAATAEIQLAALTRPRPQPQPTQPQSRPQLQTPSQAPAVAATGWAAKDCPDCPEMVKIPGRNYSMGKFEVTFDEWDACHAAGGCSKRPDDEGWGRGRRPVINVSWEQVTQQYIPWLNHKTGKTYRLPTEEEWEHAARAGTTTEYWWGNDIGRNRANCLTCGSQWDSLGVAPVGSFAANPWGLHDVHGNVREWTQGCSERHCGRRVIRAGSWSDLPADLRAASRRESTPRAATMGLGFRLARTD; encoded by the coding sequence TTGAGCGGCATATCAGTTTTTCTGCTTCTGGCCCTGGTCGCGGGGCAGGCCACGGCTGCAAAGCGGGTGGCGCTGGTGATCGGCAACGATAGCTACCAGACCTCCCCCAAGCTGCAGAACGCGCGCAATGATGCCCGCGCGGTGGCGGGTGCGCTGTCGGAAATCGGCTTCACCCTATCGGGAGGGCAAGCCCACCTGGATGTCAGTCGCGGCGATTTGCTGCGGCTGGTGCGGGATTTCACGGGCAGCCTGTCGTCGGACGACATCGCCCTGTTCTACTTTGCCGGCCACGGCGTGGCCGGCGGCGGTGAAAACTGGCTGCTGCCGGTCAACGATGGCGAAATCCGGTTTCAGGAGGACGTGCCGGACTATGCCGTTTCGGCGCAATCCGTGCTGCAGCGGCTGGAGGTGCGGGGTGGCGGCATCAATCTGGTGATTCTGGACGCCTGCCGCAACAACCCGCTACCGGATCGCAGGCGCAGCGTCGGCGCAACGCGTGGCCTGCAGCGCATGCAGGCGCCTTTCGGCTCGTTCATCGTTTATGCCGCCGGTCTGGGCGAGGCGGCCTTGGATGGCCGGGGCAGCAACGGCCTGTTCACGCAAGAGCTGCTGACGCGGATCAGGACGCCGGGTTTGCGGGTGGACGACCTCTTCACCCAGGTGCGCAACGCCGTGCGCAGCGCCTCGGGCAGTCAGCAGACACCGTGGTCGGAGAGCTCCCTGCCCGACGTGTTCTACCTGGTACCGGGCGCCCAGCCCCCAGCGTTGGCCGCCGCACCCGCGCTTGATCCGCGACTGGCGGAAGAAGCCGCCTTCAAGGCCGCACAGGCCGCCAATAGCGTGGAAGGCTGGCAGATTTTCCAGCGTCGCTACCCCAACAGCGCCTACGCCGCCACGGCTGAGATCCAGTTGGCGGCGCTGACGCGCCCTCGGCCACAACCGCAACCAACGCAGCCCCAATCACGGCCCCAGCTTCAGACACCCTCCCAAGCCCCGGCTGTGGCCGCGACGGGCTGGGCCGCCAAGGACTGCCCGGACTGCCCCGAGATGGTCAAGATTCCGGGCCGTAACTACAGCATGGGCAAGTTTGAAGTGACCTTTGATGAATGGGACGCCTGCCATGCGGCGGGTGGGTGCAGCAAGCGTCCGGATGATGAGGGCTGGGGCCGTGGCCGTCGCCCGGTGATCAACGTGAGCTGGGAGCAGGTGACCCAGCAGTACATTCCTTGGCTGAACCACAAGACCGGCAAGACCTACCGGCTGCCGACAGAGGAGGAATGGGAGCATGCCGCGCGGGCGGGTACGACGACGGAGTACTGGTGGGGGAATGACATCGGCCGCAACCGGGCAAATTGCCTTACTTGTGGCAGTCAATGGGACTCTCTCGGAGTGGCTCCTGTGGGCAGTTTTGCCGCCAACCCCTGGGGCTTGCACGATGTGCATGGCAACGTCAGGGAGTGGACGCAAGGTTGCTCGGAGAGACACTGTGGCCGGCGCGTGATTCGCGCCGGCTCTTGGAGCGATCTACCCGCGGATCTGCGGGCTGCGAGCCGCCGCGAGAGCACCCCCAGGGCTGCGACCATGGGCTTGGGCTTTCGGCTCGCCAGGACCGATTGA
- a CDS encoding caspase family protein: MKNSKGRWTTAIAAHLLMAISALNPALAENRALVIAIGDYRTDPAIRPLGGPTEDARLVHSMLSDPLQYKAENIKVLLDAEATRAGILNAIDDWLIKGTQSGDRVFLHFSGHGAQTPDLNGDEEDGLDEVLVAYDARVNRAERRLENVILDDEIEVILKRLEGRIVTVVIDACHSGTITRSVLGLHDDEAPTRTPMGVASLIEASARSLVVTAHREEEALVAGGQNQTVWTAVSSFQEALDDVETRPRTGHFTNRFVQGVTTMVANANRDGQIAHSELLAWLRSEAQSYCKRVPQHCRTGLLPTLEIDAALLTQPIQTTLLGRKPMDQDTVTATEIALTPPTNTPDETTLSVVTEVVANQQPCRVPGCSLQSGQTVSFRTQSNFDGYLTLLNIDPAGQFIQLFPNSLSVARNREGRIQRDQPLNVPDAYYGFEFTAEPPLGNGRLIALVTQDPVDLSDIVDATRSLSVVPEEEATDILGKLAERLRKPWTGGELNREARWAVGVVDYRVE, translated from the coding sequence ATGAAAAACAGCAAGGGTCGATGGACCACCGCTATCGCCGCTCACCTGCTGATGGCCATTTCAGCATTGAATCCAGCATTGGCGGAAAATCGGGCGCTGGTTATTGCCATTGGTGACTACCGCACCGATCCGGCGATTCGCCCCCTCGGCGGCCCGACGGAGGACGCCCGCCTAGTGCACTCGATGCTCAGTGACCCCCTGCAGTACAAGGCTGAGAACATCAAAGTTCTGTTGGATGCTGAGGCCACGCGTGCGGGCATCCTGAATGCCATCGACGACTGGTTGATCAAAGGGACGCAATCCGGAGACCGCGTGTTCCTGCACTTCAGCGGGCACGGGGCGCAAACCCCCGATTTGAATGGCGATGAAGAAGATGGGCTTGATGAGGTTCTCGTTGCCTACGACGCCCGGGTCAATCGTGCAGAGCGCCGTCTCGAGAACGTCATCCTCGACGACGAAATTGAAGTCATATTGAAACGGCTTGAGGGGCGCATCGTCACGGTGGTGATTGATGCCTGCCATAGCGGAACGATTACCCGCTCGGTGCTGGGTCTCCATGACGATGAAGCCCCAACACGCACCCCAATGGGCGTTGCCTCACTGATCGAAGCCTCAGCTCGCAGTCTTGTCGTAACGGCTCACCGCGAGGAGGAGGCACTGGTCGCGGGCGGGCAGAATCAAACCGTCTGGACAGCGGTGAGTTCATTTCAGGAGGCGCTGGACGACGTGGAAACGCGGCCCCGTACGGGGCATTTCACGAACCGCTTTGTGCAGGGTGTCACCACGATGGTGGCAAACGCCAATCGTGACGGACAGATCGCGCATTCGGAGTTGCTGGCGTGGCTGCGAAGCGAAGCTCAAAGCTACTGCAAGCGCGTTCCACAGCATTGCAGAACCGGCTTGCTGCCGACGCTGGAGATCGACGCCGCTCTGCTGACGCAGCCGATACAGACCACGCTGCTAGGGCGCAAACCGATGGATCAGGACACCGTCACTGCCACAGAAATAGCCTTGACGCCCCCGACCAATACGCCGGATGAAACCACGCTCAGCGTCGTCACCGAGGTTGTGGCAAATCAACAACCATGCAGAGTCCCAGGCTGCTCACTACAGTCCGGGCAGACCGTCAGCTTTCGAACCCAAAGCAACTTTGACGGCTACCTGACCCTCCTGAATATCGACCCGGCCGGCCAGTTCATCCAGCTCTTCCCCAACAGCCTGAGCGTTGCCCGCAATCGGGAGGGACGCATCCAGCGCGACCAGCCTCTGAACGTCCCTGACGCGTACTACGGCTTCGAGTTCACTGCCGAGCCGCCTTTGGGCAACGGGCGGCTCATTGCCCTCGTGACCCAAGACCCGGTAGATCTATCGGACATCGTGGACGCGACCCGTAGCCTCAGCGTGGTGCCCGAAGAGGAGGCCACCGACATCCTCGGCAAGCTCGCGGAGCGACTTCGCAAACCGTGGACGGGCGGCGAGCTCAATCGTGAAGCTCGGTGGGCGGTTGGGGTCGTGGATTACCGGGTTGAATGA
- a CDS encoding caspase family protein — protein sequence MKDVFAPAVGVLLMMGLLVTPAVQAGDLHALIVGIDRYATLTPLRGAVNDARDIEQTIASFKPKTMKVLVDDQAHRRATLSAWDEIEAKAKPGDTIFVSYAGHGAQVAEAVPGQEDDGYDEIWALGGFSDSGPGSFERIVDDEWGERISRVKGIKVIMLLDACHSGTMTRSAYSEAPLWPSRFGGRFEKIEDDALPPPPPRPDDQTGARPNEIYIGGVADDRKVPEIDIGGQPRGALSYYFSRGLRGPADLNQDGQITFSELQQYLVENVRQRTESQQTPVIQSGGSPEQPIFRVSPLQASAIPLRPVRVAVRGASASEAERMTQQLTRVQSTRLSDAELVWDLGRGRVLSQAGDWVANARSAAEMQGEVDKSTALMRLRALAESRHFGARLAGGDHRRGAGERVTLTFEPRKEPYLTIINLAGTGVVNLLYPIYTAESQPLTPNRLFTLPPLRVQPPYGADHVIAIASRNEPTRLRAALAALEGHRAADQAVNLIEQAVTQGGQQIAIVGLFTGDQK from the coding sequence ATGAAAGACGTGTTCGCCCCCGCTGTCGGCGTGCTCCTGATGATGGGTCTCTTGGTGACCCCTGCCGTGCAGGCGGGCGACCTGCATGCGCTCATTGTGGGAATTGACCGTTACGCCACCCTCACGCCGCTGCGGGGTGCGGTGAATGATGCCCGTGATATCGAGCAAACCATCGCATCGTTCAAACCCAAGACGATGAAGGTATTGGTGGACGATCAGGCTCATCGCCGGGCAACCCTGTCTGCCTGGGACGAAATTGAGGCGAAGGCTAAGCCGGGCGACACCATTTTCGTTTCGTACGCAGGCCATGGGGCGCAAGTTGCCGAGGCCGTTCCAGGGCAGGAAGACGATGGCTACGACGAGATCTGGGCGCTTGGAGGCTTCTCTGACTCAGGGCCCGGAAGTTTCGAGCGCATCGTGGACGATGAGTGGGGCGAGCGGATTTCGAGGGTCAAGGGCATCAAGGTGATCATGCTGCTGGATGCCTGCCACAGCGGCACCATGACCCGCAGCGCGTACTCCGAAGCGCCTTTGTGGCCATCACGCTTTGGTGGCCGATTCGAGAAAATTGAGGACGATGCGCTGCCCCCTCCCCCACCACGGCCAGATGACCAGACGGGCGCGCGGCCCAACGAGATCTACATTGGCGGCGTGGCCGATGACCGAAAAGTGCCCGAGATCGATATTGGTGGCCAGCCCCGTGGGGCGCTGAGTTATTACTTTTCACGCGGCCTTCGGGGCCCGGCAGACCTGAATCAAGACGGCCAGATCACCTTTTCCGAACTGCAACAGTATCTGGTCGAAAACGTGCGCCAGCGCACTGAAAGCCAGCAAACACCGGTTATCCAAAGCGGTGGTTCGCCGGAGCAACCCATCTTCAGGGTTTCGCCCCTTCAGGCTTCTGCGATACCGCTGAGACCGGTTCGAGTCGCAGTGCGTGGCGCTTCAGCCAGTGAAGCTGAGCGGATGACCCAACAACTTACCCGCGTGCAATCAACCCGTTTAAGTGACGCCGAACTGGTTTGGGATCTCGGTAGGGGGAGGGTCTTATCGCAGGCCGGCGATTGGGTGGCCAACGCGCGGAGTGCCGCTGAGATGCAGGGCGAAGTGGACAAATCAACGGCCCTCATGCGTTTGCGCGCACTTGCCGAAAGCCGGCACTTTGGCGCACGCCTGGCAGGTGGGGACCACCGGCGTGGGGCTGGAGAACGGGTGACACTGACTTTTGAACCGCGAAAAGAGCCCTATCTGACCATCATCAATCTGGCCGGGACGGGTGTGGTGAACCTGCTTTACCCCATCTACACGGCTGAATCGCAGCCGCTCACACCCAATCGGCTTTTCACATTGCCTCCTTTGCGGGTGCAACCGCCATATGGCGCCGATCACGTGATCGCGATTGCCAGCCGCAATGAACCTACCCGACTTCGCGCCGCGCTAGCCGCACTGGAGGGTCATCGTGCTGCAGACCAGGCGGTCAATCTGATTGAGCAGGCCGTCACCCAGGGCGGGCAGCAAATCGCCATCGTTGGCTTGTTTACCGGGGATCAGAAATGA
- a CDS encoding OmpA family protein, whose protein sequence is MALPVHAVERPVDCENVAERAQAIRQARDVAGLQRLARGASACDSAVLEYVGQLTAQAMWNALLDRAATATDPAVFEPDLRAILEFGQVWQAHEVLGDIAAARKQHAEATLAYQSALTAIDDETWTPRPPEEARIATLFRKAETQRLLAPTYVANTRSRNDQPSGLGAAQVSRFAVKRTAIPVQFEFGKANFTLEGEKAADDLLFMVRAQGPKRITLVGHTDPVGSEAANQVLSERRAKAVADYLRRNGYTGEIVTLGKGKSQPHEPDDPDAYTVPERHQMDRRVELIR, encoded by the coding sequence TTGGCGCTGCCGGTGCACGCCGTGGAGCGCCCGGTAGACTGCGAAAATGTCGCGGAGCGGGCTCAAGCCATCCGTCAGGCGCGCGATGTTGCGGGCCTGCAGCGGCTGGCACGGGGCGCCAGCGCCTGTGACAGCGCGGTGCTGGAATACGTGGGCCAACTGACAGCCCAGGCGATGTGGAATGCCTTGCTGGATCGCGCTGCGACAGCGACTGATCCTGCCGTTTTCGAACCTGATTTGCGGGCAATCCTGGAGTTCGGCCAAGTCTGGCAGGCGCATGAGGTGCTGGGCGACATCGCCGCCGCCCGCAAGCAGCACGCCGAGGCCACGCTTGCATACCAGTCCGCACTTACGGCGATTGACGATGAAACTTGGACCCCCCGCCCTCCTGAAGAAGCGCGCATTGCCACGCTCTTCAGAAAAGCGGAGACCCAGCGGTTGCTGGCACCGACTTACGTGGCCAATACCCGCAGCCGAAATGATCAACCGTCTGGACTGGGCGCCGCGCAGGTTTCTCGGTTTGCGGTGAAGCGCACCGCCATTCCGGTGCAGTTCGAGTTCGGGAAAGCCAACTTCACGCTGGAGGGAGAAAAAGCAGCCGATGATCTGCTGTTCATGGTGCGCGCCCAGGGGCCGAAGCGGATCACCCTGGTGGGCCACACCGACCCTGTCGGCTCCGAAGCTGCCAATCAGGTGCTCTCAGAACGGCGCGCCAAGGCGGTGGCGGACTATCTGCGCCGAAACGGCTACACCGGCGAGATCGTCACTCTGGGCAAAGGTAAGTCGCAGCCGCATGAGCCCGATGATCCCGATGCCTACACGGTACCCGAGCGACACCAAATGGACCGACGAGTGGAGCTAATTCGCTGA
- a CDS encoding caspase family protein: MVGLKRFRVLSVLVMAFATLGAQASQRVALVIGNGAYQHTQRLTNPVNDASDISAALRKLGFEVHSGNNLDANSMRSRLQSFAGAANGAELALVFYAGHGIQAEGTNYLIPVDAKLDTPLSLRFQGIAMSDVMAATSGARTKVLLVDACRDNPLANQWASEGRNVSRGLGRIDSTDGGTLIAFATRPGAIAADGAGRNSPFTSALLQHLETPGIELRILLTRVRNRVLELTRNAQEPWTEESLRSEIYLLPGSGSTATAQSVPAFDPRSVELA; encoded by the coding sequence ATGGTCGGGTTGAAGCGTTTCAGGGTGTTGTCAGTGCTGGTCATGGCGTTCGCCACGCTTGGGGCCCAAGCCTCCCAGCGCGTGGCACTGGTGATTGGTAATGGCGCCTATCAGCACACCCAGCGGCTGACCAACCCAGTGAACGACGCATCGGACATCAGCGCTGCCTTGCGTAAATTGGGCTTCGAAGTTCACAGCGGCAACAACCTCGACGCCAACAGCATGCGCAGCCGTTTGCAAAGCTTCGCCGGGGCCGCCAACGGCGCAGAACTGGCGTTGGTGTTCTACGCCGGTCACGGCATCCAGGCCGAAGGGACCAACTACCTCATTCCTGTCGATGCAAAGCTCGACACCCCCTTATCGCTGCGCTTTCAGGGCATCGCCATGTCCGACGTCATGGCCGCCACCAGCGGCGCCCGGACCAAAGTCTTGCTGGTGGATGCCTGCCGCGACAACCCACTGGCCAATCAATGGGCCAGTGAAGGACGCAACGTCAGCCGAGGGCTAGGGCGTATCGATTCCACCGACGGCGGCACCCTCATTGCCTTTGCCACCCGCCCTGGCGCCATTGCAGCAGACGGTGCCGGCCGCAACAGCCCCTTCACCAGCGCCCTGTTGCAGCACCTTGAAACGCCGGGGATTGAACTTCGCATCCTGCTCACCCGCGTTCGCAACCGCGTCCTGGAACTCACCCGCAACGCCCAAGAACCGTGGACGGAAGAATCGCTGCGATCAGAGATTTACCTCCTGCCCGGTAGTGGCAGCACCGCCACCGCGCAGAGCGTGCCAGCGTTTGATCCCCGCTCGGTAGAACTCGCCTAA